ACCAACCAATCATCTGAGCACCACCAAATATTGTCTGGAAGTGTAAAGactacaaagaaatagaaagagaaagttaCTTGCTaaactttctaattaaaaaatgactGAAAGCTCTTCTGCTCAggaataaaaatttgtaaaatttaaatcaCACATCTTGTAAGGCAAGTAAAGTTGTAAAAGCTCTTCTTTATTCCTTATACATGAGAAAAGGAACACCCTTTCAGTTTACAGAGACAAGCGGGAAAGCTGAGAAGTGTACAAGTTTGGCCAAATCCAAACCCTGTACTTTTCCTTATATTACactacttttctgaatttttgtaGGGAAATTTATAGGGTCTTATAGGGCCAAATGCCTCACCAACTGGACAATCTAAACATATACAAATCTTCAAACTCACTTACTTGTCCACTGTCTACCACATAGATGATCATATCTGCTTTTTCCTCAAACAGTCTTTGTTTAATAGCAGCCAGGTCAGATGTATCATAGGTATAACCTCCATCTGATTTTACTATGGTTAATGGTATGGAACATCCTGGAACAAACACAATCTTTCTGCCATCATCCACTTGCAcaaatcctagaagaaaaaaactttattaataatgttaaaagaaTCTTAAAGGACTATAAATGCTTAGCCATCATAGGATATTTATGAgagagctcaaaaaaaaaaaaatcacaggattTTTTCCCTCAATGTGACCTAGTATGAGCCTTGGAAAATGGCTATTGTCAAGGTTGTCTGGGCACCCAGGGTGTGTTCAGGGCACAGGTGAGATATCCTGGCAGTTTTCTGGACTAACACTACACTCTTCATAGAGCATCCCACTGGAGCCCAAACTCTTCATAGAGCATCCCACTGGAGCCCACCTGCTCAGCAGACACAGAGCACGGAAATCTGTGCTGTTTTCAAGCTGGAGTCATAGCCTTCCTTTGGGAGGAGGATGCAATTTTTATCATTACctcttaaaatgtattcattcatttacagttTTAAAGTTAAAACTGCAACAGAGTTCAGGAAACAAACATGGCAGGATTTAGCATTTAGAATGGTtagtgaaaagtaaaaataaaatcatgttcaTACACTcataatgaaaaagacaaaattcttGGATGCAAGAAAGGACAGGAGAGTACATGATGGTAAAAACAGCTATCTTTGAGTGCATGCTACTATGTGCTAAATACTATATTAAGCCTTAAATTCAACCTTCACCATAACTCTCTGCAGTAAATAttgttattactgtttttttttacactttagaAAACTGATGCTCGGTAAGGTGAAGGCACTATAAAATGCTGGTTAAAaacaaactggggcttccctggtggcgcagtggttgagagtccgcctgccgatgcaggggacacgggtttgtgccccggtccgggaggatcccacatgccgcggagcggctgggcccgtgagccatggccgctgagcctgcgcatccagagcctgtgctccgcaacgggagaggccacaacagtgagacgcccgtgtaccagaaaaaacaaaacaaaacaaaacaaaaaacaaactctgaagccagactgcccAGGTTTGAATCTCAGACTTATTACTTATTAGCTATGTAACTCTGGGAAGTtactaacttctctgtgcttttctcattattaaaatttcattatctTAAGTGTACAAATAAAATATGCTAGAGagggtagagaaaagggaaccttcttacactgctggtgggaatgtaaattggtgcagccactatggaaaacagtatggaggttccccaatAACCcaaaactagagttgccatatgatccagcaatctcactcctgggcatgtatctggacaagactataattcgaaaagatgcacGCACCCCTatcttcacagcagcactatttgtaatagccaagacatggaaacaacctaaatgtccatcaacagatgaatggatgaagaagatgtggtacatatacacaatggaatattacccataagaaagaatgaaataatgccatttgcagcaacatggatggacctagagattatcatactaagtgaagtaagtcagacagagaaagacaaataccatatgatatcacttatatgtggaatctaaaatatgacacaaatgaacctatctacaggacagaaacagactcacagagaacagacttgaggttgccaaggtggggggagggagggagtgggagtgtggggttagcagatacaaactattacatatagaatgggtaaacaaggtcctactgcacagcacagggaactatagtcaacatcctgtgataaaccataatggaaaagaatacaaaaaatatgtattgacacatacatacatacacatatatacatatatatatataactgaatcactttgctgtacagcagaaattaacacaacattgtaaatcaactatatctcaattaaaaaactttttaaaaattcattatcttAAAAGTATGGTCCCTAGGCTCCAGAATGTGACTAACAAATACCATTTGTCATTCAAGGAACCAAGTTTCCTTGCAGATATCAGATTGGTTGAATCCAGATCTAAGGGAAATGGTCgaaaaacataaaagatattAAACCTAATTTACAATAATGCTAAAAGCAATCCAGTTGTCACATCTGgaagatattaagaaattaatttattattctgaaaattgataaagaaagaaaaataaaggaccaAGAATTTATACTGTTTGTCTTCTATGAATTGTACCTTAGGATAATCAAAATGATTATGTGACAAAGTTCTGCACATGAGAATTCCAGGTAACAAAGGAATGACAGAATGTCACCGTTTTCCAATCTCTAATGAAATACTGGAACAAAGTCATGACAATCAACAGCTGCTAAAACCTCTAGGGGAAAGTCTAATGGGGAAATTAAAGGATAGATCAGGCTGACAACACCTAAACCCACTAATTCATCTTAACATCATAGTAAGAGAGCCAACCAAAAATTGGCATTCTTGCAaattaaacaagacaaaacaaaaaagggaagaaaataaaaacacaaaccagAATTTAATCAAACCTCTCTAGAAAATACAGATAGAGGAATTGTTACATAACATTATATGGGAATCTCTGTAAGACAAACAGCCTAGTTTCttcaaataaatgagaaaaaaggatGGGGCTAATGGAGAGAAACCCATGACCTACAGAATTTATAGTAAACAAATGTGcagacactgaaaaaaaatactcATGATTAAAAAAGATTATGAATCAACTTGGGAAATTTGAACTCTTGACTCACTAtttaatattaaggaattattaacTGTCATGGAATAGTAATGGTATTGTGGTTTTGGGGTGGGATGAAGGGCCTGTTGTTTCAGAGACAAACCAAAGCAGTTATACATGAAATTATATGATATAAGCAGTGTATATAGGAAAGGATAGACATAGATCGGCCTGCATTCATAATTAAGTTGGGTAACAAGTGCATGGAGTTGGGGATTACTAGAATATTCCCTCCGCTTTTGCCTATGTTTGAAAATTtgtataataaagttaaaaaaaaaaacaactcacctCTATCTTCAAACTCCTTCACAATATCATTCATCATATCTTGATAGAAGGATTCTCCCCTCTCTACTAAAGAGATGTCCAACGCCTCATAGATTTTATTAAACTCTAGGGAAAAAGTtaccaaataaagaaaatgtataatttaaacaaATAGGAAACATGCATCTTACCTTAAAAGAAATTATGTAATTGAAGCATTTGGAAGGAAATTAATTACATGAAAATGTATGAAACAGAGCATTACATACATACTGCCACTTTGAAAATTTGGAAAGAATATAGCAAGATACATATCAAAATTATTAATAGTGGGTAGGAATACAGataatgtatttccttttttcctgtctacatttattttgttcctgCAAGGAACAAATAcctactgtaatttttaaaaaatttactcttagaaaatgtaaatgagaagaaaaaaagaaaagcctttccTATTTGGAGTTCAACTGTTTACTGAATTTTCTTATatagtttttttctaatttgtaccATTTATCTGTTTCTCTAGCCATGCATTAGTGACACAAGATAACCTACAGTAGCACAACACATTTTACTGCCTAGTGTGGCAAAACAGCCATCAGCCTTTTCCAAAGATCTACTGGCtcttcttgttcatttattcctcaaagtGACCTTTCAGATTATGTTAAAATTGTCTTAAAACCACAAATGAATGTGGAGAACTAGGGGATTCTGCATGACACTCTGTCCAAACATTCCATTCCATCCTTTTGCGTATTTCCCTTCATTTTAGCCCTACGCATTCTTGGATAGACTTATTCCTAACTATTTTTATAGCTTTGGTGGCTACTGTGAATagcatctttttctcttctactttctttcctaatttttcctGACTTCTGAGGAAGTTAAATTTTGCACCTGCCTGTCTTTATAAACTTTCTTTGCAGTTTCAACTTcagaaaatacttaagaaaaataatctatttgCTAGTCCTTGAAAATTTAACATGTCATTCAAGGTCAATTTTGAATACTCAAGAAACTGTATGCAATAGTATCTGTTAGATGAATGAACAAAGCCCAGAAACTCACCTTGGCGGGAGACATCACAGATAAGCTTCCAAGCTTTTATGATGTCTGGATTTTTACTCTGGAGCAAAACAACACACTGGTATGCTCTCTTCTTAAATTCCTCCTCGGTATCAAATCTCTTCTTGGAttcctgtgtttaaaaaaaaaaaaaaaaaaggtaaggttTGTAAAGAGTGACCCCCATATTTCTAGATAAAAAATTTGTACATTTCTCAAAAAGACCCAGACAAACCCCACAAATAGACCAGAGTGAGGAAGTAAAAATTTAGAACACCAGAGCAAGTGCTCTATCTCAACAAAGAGTACTGTTACAGATGAATGCGCCAATAAAACCCTATTATTTcctctgaaataatttttcttaaaaatataaaattctcacCACAGTGCTACCTCTACTTTTCCAATTCACACCAATGCTATGTTCCAGGAGAGTAATAATGAATAGCTAACAGATGAGGGGGAATTTTCTGGGCTCTATTTTCCATTCTGgatgaacaattttttttgtaattaaaaataaaattgctttcattgtttttatatctattttgaaAGCAACACATGCttactaaaaaaaatatatacatatattgttaATCCCATCCCAAACTCACCAGCAATAACATTTTGATGGAAATTCTAGACATTTCTTTATAATTACAGatctatgtgttttaaaaaaactggaaatatatGGCTTTTCTTTTACCTTGGTTTTAAAATTTAGCAatgtattaaaaacattttattgcatTAATAGATTTGCCTCATTATATTCAGTGCACAGAATCCCAAGAGACTATAAGTTATTTCACCCACCTGATACCagtaaacaatttattttcaattttttcattagaaaatacataccaaaagacaaaaataacttcaaaaaacCCAATaacaaccaaccaaaaaacccacaaatgtttactttttaatgcaGTAATCCTATTCTTGGGATCCTGTCTATCAtaaggaaacaattttaaaaaggaaaaagacctaCAGTATGAAGTTTGAGCTCCCCCCAAATGGGGGAAGAAAATCCAACAATAGGGAGTGAAATAAACTTTGGTCCACAAATCCAAAATAATGTGCTGTTATAAAGTAACATGAAAGAGTTTGATAAAATGTTTAACAGGCAGAATACAAAAATGATATTATAACCACAAATGATATAGTACATGTTTGAATGTTTGTATACAGATAAGTAAAGGAGTCACACTAACTGATTTAAAATTATGGTTTATGgtaaattgtctttaaaaaactgtttatATATACTTAACaatgctttcaaaatatataaaatgaagacgAAAACTACAgcatcagaaaattttaaatattaaaatgtattttgactAACAAACTCCTAAATTCACTTAAGAATGGGTAATGTagaattaaatttttaacatacaccaataaaaaaagcaaacatgatGTGTTAAGTAACAGAGTTTAGCAACTGTTATAGTAGCTTCAAATACCATTTTAAACTCcctaaggaaaacaaataattgtGATAAATGATAAACACACAAATAatagaacaataaataaaatcaaacctTATAAAAAGCCTGAAGATCCCCAATGGGAGGTGAAACTGTTAGGTAATCCGGAAATCTGTCTTGCAGGTGAGCAATGAGCATGCCAAACTGGGTTCCCCAATCTCCTACATGGTTTAATCTAATACCAAAAACAGAACATAAAATCGctttaaaatgataaacatgGTTAAATTAGAGGAATTATATTCCATTAGGAGCCACTAACATTAAGTGCCAGTACATCACATTTAGTAATATCTTTCTATGGAGGTGTTTCCTCAACTGGTCTGAGAGGCAAAGACCAGGTCTGTTATATTTAGCATCGCATACCCAGGAATGGAGGCTGCAAACAGCAGGCCTCTAGGATTTGCTGAATGAAGTTCCTATCAATGGACTGTGATCTGTTTATTGTGTAGTTAACTGGGACAATGGCAGCTGGGCCAATGTTGGTCATTACCAcaatttcatgaaaatttaacTTTTCAACTAATTATCTTAGTGTCATTAGTGGTTCCCAAATGTCAATGGacaaaattcttcaaaatatgtcAATCCAACCACTTCTCATTCCTCACGGCTTTCATCTAATCTCAAACCACCAGATCACCTCTTAACTGGATTATTAAAACAGCCTTCTGATTCATTACTATAGTTCTCCCTCAGTTGCCTAGCTTCTTCACAGAAACCAGAGTAATCTCTAATTAGACTACATGCCCTACTAAGACTTTCCAATAACTTCTCACCACACTTAATAAAATCCCAATTTCCTACCATGGCCTACGAGGCCCAGCACCATCTGTTTCTTGCTTACCTCTCCCACTAGACTATATACCCCGAGTATACACGAGGCAATCAAGAAATATCTGTGGAACAAATGGGGGAGCTTTTTCCTTGGTTCCGCCCCCTACCCCAAGTCTTAAAAGCTGTTAGTCCAGAGGAGGGGCCAAGGACATAATTTAAAAGCCTAATGGGTGATTATGAAGCAGAACCACACTGATGAATCACTGATTTAGTCAAAGATTCTTTCTCAAGTGACATTCTCCCTTGTCTATAGAAATCTCCAAAGAAAGCCAAGAGTACATACCGCAGCACATTATATCCTGCAAACTCAAAGAGGCGGCACATGCTCTCTCCTATGATTGTCGACCTGAGATGGCCTACATGCATCTCTTTAGCTATGTTGGGAGAGGAAAAGTCAACTACAACCTAGGAtaaacaataaagatttttttttaaaggggtataaacattttattctgcTAACACATTCattaataacatttaataataaacttAAGACTTAAACAGTAGCTTGCATTGTAATTCAATTGTGTTAGGTTTTCTGATGAAACCTGTCCAttattaactgaaaaataatcaaatttgcTTAAACAAATTCTATTCTCTAATCTATTCTCTATTTCAGAGATAACTCATAAATATCGGTTGGCTACCTCAAATGCTTTatggaatgaaaggaaaaaaaatcacatagcaATCAAGACCCAGGGGAAAAGTTACTTCACAGCTATGTTCATAATCTCAAAGTATTAATGATTATATCTCAGTATAAGAAGTAAAAGCCATTCCTAGTTACAACTAACACAATTCTAATGTACTATTATATCAATCAAAAATTGTACatatacctttttgttttctccaatgGCAGGTAGTTTAACACCATTCACCAAGAGGTTGGTCAACTGTTGTGATACAAAGCCCTTTCTTAAGTGGACATTAATAAAACCTAAAGAacaatagagaagagaaaaaaaatcagacagcCTCCAAACTTGAGGATTGCTCACCCCCAAAGCCTTTCTCAATTTCACTTACGCTGGCTCCGGAGCCTTAGTCTGATTCTGGCAAAACTTTTCATGCTTCCAACACCACTTGGGGCCTTGGCTTGAGCACTCCTGTAAGTTCCCTGTTTCAGCATCTATTTCAAACTTTCACCACTCTCCTGAAAGCTTCTTACTTAATTCAGGGCCCCTTCACTCTCAGCAAATGATTTATTTACCTCTTAACAGAAAAGAGGTGATTCTTTTGTACAGAATACCTGCCATGATCTATCTCCTTTTTGCTTATGAAGAACTAAGCCAGAGGGAGAAAAAGTTAACTCATCCAAGACTAGGGTGGCTAAGTCTAGTTAAAACTACAGTTTCCTAACTCTCAATCTAAGGTGCTTTCATCATCTTGTTCAGTATACAAGTTATAACcctatgtttatatttaaaatggttttcttgggaattccctggcggaccAGTGGCTGAGACTCGGCACTTTCAATtctgtgggcccgggttcaatccctcggtCGGCAAACTACTGGTAAAAATCCTACAAGCCGCGTGGCACGGctaaaaaaagttttcttatttctaaaggACTCAGCAATCAATACAACTACTTAAGAAAGATAACATTATGACATACCAGGACCAGCAATTTCAACTTTTTCAATATATTCATTGTCTGGGAGGTGTTTGATAATGTTTCCAGCAATTTCCCTTGGATTAACTTTCTGTTCCTTGGTTTTGAGCATCTATAAAACATAAATGATTCATTACACAACAGGCTTCAGCAAGGCAGTAGGAAATGCACAACTGACAAAGCATCAGATGCATTTGACATAAGACCCATCAAAAGGCAGAAAAGCAGAAACCAATAACCTTGTAAAGGGACTGATTAAAGCATCAGACATCGAAGTGCCAGAAGGAATAAAAAAGCGCCAAAACCACAGGACCTCCATTTGAAAATGAGTTGCCAAAACTAACTAGAACTTTTTAATGAAGACTTCTAAAGTCTTTAGTTATAATGCCCGTTTCCAGGATATTCACAATCCTAATTTGCAAATATTCAGAGTTGAGTAATAAATAGCACCCTTATAAACTTAACCCCAGCATAGACACACaaaaattatctagaaaaaaATCTGGTCTCTTTAGATGAAGCCTTTCTATTCAGCAATGAGAAGGAAGCAAAAAGTCCCAAACCAGGGGCAATAAACTACTAACACATTAGACAATGTAGCTATTAGAAATAGGGAACTCCTCTGCCTGAATATGAAATACACAagcccacctcagagacacatcTCCACCAAATATTTGATGGGAATGCTGGTTCTAGACAGCTAACTTTTAATCCTTCAACAATAACACAAAGCCATCCTGGACACAAAAGGAGGGAAGTGCCAAAATAATACCAACTATTACCCTTAAACATTGAGAATacatatgtatagaaaaaaaaaaaaaaatatatatatatatatatataatttaaatattcaaattggtgctttttaaaaattaaaaacacacatattCCCTTTCTTCAAGTTTTTCAGAACTGTGGAAAATGTTTTCACTGAGGATACAATTTGCTATTATTTATGCAAATGGTAATGATAATTATAATGCTTAAGAAAATCAAATCATCAAGAATGCTTTGTAATAATATAATCACCTGACAGATACCCATAGCACTATTACACTGATAGTCCCCAAACTTGGGCTGTTGACTTGGTGTCACTATCAGTGGAGGATTTTCCAAACCTGGATAGGCAGCCTTAATGGCACAACCAAAGACCTCTTGTAGGCAACTATTGATGTTAAGCATATTTTTAGTTGGTTTGCTCCTTTCTGCTTGAAGACTctgtaagaaaagaataaaaatgtcaataaattctaaattatcatacaaaattttcccaaatattttgcaAAACCTTGAAATGTCTTCAGAAGAACTGAAAGGTAATATACACTGATAGTGTAATGCTCTCATACCTAGGATATGCTGAGAAACATTAATAGAACAAGTCTATCCCATAGCATCTAAGACATACATGTAAAAATGTCCCGAGTACTTTCTTtctacagttatttatttatttattttgcagtacgcgggcctctcactgttgtggcctctcccgttgcggagcacaggctctggatgcgcaggctcagcggccatggctcacgggcccagccaatccgcaacatgtgggatcttcctggaccagggcacaaacccgcgccccctgcatcggcaggcggactctcaaccacttcgccaccagggaagccctctacagtTATTTTATCAGAACAGAAATTAGCAATAGAGAGTAAGGGGCTGATGGGATTTTCTCAGCTTCCCTAAAGCActgagaaaataatacaaaataaatccTAAATAACTTCTTATCAAATGCTGGAACTGAAAGCTCTAtggacaaaagaaattaaaaaatatattctctccATTAAAATGTTGACCCCTTCAAGGCATgaaatgaaacagataaaaaataCTGCTGGGTAATATTAATATATCAGAATAACAGGTTGTTTTGTCTTACTGCTATTCCCATGTTGGACTACTACTACCTCCTATTTCTCACTTTCTCTGAAGTGGAATATATTCATTTAAGATAGTGtagaattaattaattacctCTATTATTGCACTTTTCATACCTTCTCCAAATTATCTGTCTGTATCACCAGACTTCTGATTGCAAAGGAAGTGTCCTATTTATGGCTCTATCCCTGGCACCTAGCATTGTACCTGCCATGTAGCAGGTCAAGATGACTGGTGACTGAACACATATGCTCATAACggaatacaaatgaaaatgctGCTACAAAGTAATCACAACTTTACATCAGTCAAAATGCCAATGATGTGCAATATGAATGGCAACAATAATGAAAACTATTATTCGAGTAGTACTGAACTGAGTACTACTCAGTAACTTGAGTCTCAAGAACTGAGTcaagtgctttatttatttatgtgcatTATTTTACTTCATCTACATAACAAAAATTCGGTTTGTGACTACTATCATCATTTCCTTGTGGGCTAGAGATTAAGTAACCGGCCAAAGATAACAAAGGCAAGTGGCAAAGTCAGGATTCATGGTCAGTACTGCTGGAATGGAGCATTTCAGGTTCTATGCTTCCTCGTCACCCTCTCTACCATTATGGaagaaattatattctttaaacTCACTAAAATACTGATTTAAATTTTTAGTCAGTCAGTAATTGACTCCCCTGTGATGACACACTCAAAAAAGGGGAAGATATGCTTTTCACAATGTAAAGGTTTCCAATaacaaatattgggttggctaaaaagttcattcgggtttctCTCTAACATCTtaatggaaaaacccgaacaaactttttggccgaCACAATACTAAAGTTATTAGATATGATCCTAAGACCCAAAACCAATTGTAGATAAAtctccatctatttttaaagGCTGGAAATATCAGTATATATGTATGGatgtgtgtatgtctctgtgtgtatatatgtaaacacaCGTATATGAATCCATTGTACTTGATTTCTGCACCATGCAATTAAGTATTTGACTATAATTAAATACTTTTCCCCAACCTGTTTCGTATGTGCAAGTCTTTTCTCCCCTCAAATGGTAAGTTCCATAAGGTTAAGAAATATTACATACGGTACAAACACCTTTGCTATAACTCAATATAGGCATTCTGAAACACCTCACAttatgcaaaaaaacaaacaaaacaaaaaaacacctcttAAAACCACAGAGCTTAAGAGAAATTAGCATCAGAAGCAGATTACTCAAAATCTCTGATTTTGTAATAAGAGCACCATCACATAGCAATCTTAACATTGTCACTGGTGAAAAACGTACCCATAATTCTAATAAGTACTAAGTAAATATAAGACTTAATCTTGGGGGGCGGGAAGACAGCTCAGTAGGAGGGGGTATACAGAAGAGTTGAGGCTGTTGAGTTAATGAAAACAAGGGCAAAAATGCCTCTGAGACAACCATCCAACACGTGTTTCTAACTCAGAGCATGTGGCCAAAGTGAGCCAGAGGAAGAGGGTAGGTAGGGAGCATGGGCATCCCGCACTATTTATTCTTCTGTGGCTTGCTGTTCTCTGTTGTGTACCTTGTATTCAGTGCTGTTACTCAGTAGGGCAAAGTATCTATGAAAGAACCAATATGCCTTCCACATTACACTGACAGAATTCTCCTATTTACAATTAGAGCTAGTTCCCATTATGAAAATGTGTATTAGAATACATTGTACTTCCTTTTGTATCTTTTCCCTCCTAGACTCTAGCACATATTAGGCATTTAACAATACCTCt
This genomic interval from Phocoena sinus isolate mPhoSin1 chromosome 3, mPhoSin1.pri, whole genome shotgun sequence contains the following:
- the RARS1 gene encoding arginine--tRNA ligase, cytoplasmic isoform X1 codes for the protein MDGRVAHCSARLLQQEKEITFLTAEIDRLKNCSCSEASSNLEQLREENLKLKYRLNILQKSLQAERSKPTKNMLNINSCLQEVFGCAIKAAYPGLENPPLIVTPSQQPKFGDYQCNSAMGICQMLKTKEQKVNPREIAGNIIKHLPDNEYIEKVEIAGPGFINVHLRKGFVSQQLTNLLVNGVKLPAIGENKKVVVDFSSPNIAKEMHVGHLRSTIIGESMCRLFEFAGYNVLRLNHVGDWGTQFGMLIAHLQDRFPDYLTVSPPIGDLQAFYKESKKRFDTEEEFKKRAYQCVVLLQSKNPDIIKAWKLICDVSRQEFNKIYEALDISLVERGESFYQDMMNDIVKEFEDRGFVQVDDGRKIVFVPGCSIPLTIVKSDGGYTYDTSDLAAIKQRLFEEKADMIIYVVDSGQSLHFQTIFGGAQMIGWYDPAVTRVSHAGFGVVLGEDKKKFKTRSGETVRLIDLLEEGLKRSMDKLKEKERDKVLTTEELKAAQTSVAYGCIKYADLSHNRLNDYIFSFDKMLDDRGNTAAYLLYAFTRIRSIARLASIDEEMLQKAARETKIILDHEKEWKLGRCILRFPEVLQKILDDLFLHTLCDYIYELATTFTEFYDSCYCVEKDRQTGEVLKVNMWRMLLCEAVAAVMAKGFDILGIKPVQRM
- the RARS1 gene encoding arginine--tRNA ligase, cytoplasmic isoform X2, yielding MLKTKEQKVNPREIAGNIIKHLPDNEYIEKVEIAGPGFINVHLRKGFVSQQLTNLLVNGVKLPAIGENKKVVVDFSSPNIAKEMHVGHLRSTIIGESMCRLFEFAGYNVLRLNHVGDWGTQFGMLIAHLQDRFPDYLTVSPPIGDLQAFYKESKKRFDTEEEFKKRAYQCVVLLQSKNPDIIKAWKLICDVSRQEFNKIYEALDISLVERGESFYQDMMNDIVKEFEDRGFVQVDDGRKIVFVPGCSIPLTIVKSDGGYTYDTSDLAAIKQRLFEEKADMIIYVVDSGQSLHFQTIFGGAQMIGWYDPAVTRVSHAGFGVVLGEDKKKFKTRSGETVRLIDLLEEGLKRSMDKLKEKERDKVLTTEELKAAQTSVAYGCIKYADLSHNRLNDYIFSFDKMLDDRGNTAAYLLYAFTRIRSIARLASIDEEMLQKAARETKIILDHEKEWKLGRCILRFPEVLQKILDDLFLHTLCDYIYELATTFTEFYDSCYCVEKDRQTGEVLKVNMWRMLLCEAVAAVMAKGFDILGIKPVQRM